The proteins below come from a single Candida albicans SC5314 chromosome 7, complete sequence genomic window:
- a CDS encoding uncharacterized protein (Has domain(s) with predicted catalytic activity, coenzyme binding activity and role in cellular metabolic process) has product MSKTVILTGASGYIGQHILGELLDQNYKVIAIVRSQKSSDTLSKLFKQTPKLQFEIVEQFDKPHALDKVLEKHKEATIFISTAAVVTFHAEDYERDVLDPAIDLVKNIFSSIKEHAPQITRVILTSSSASVVGLDKAFSYDAEYSDNDWSPFTREMSTSDGTMAYFASKKLAEKEAWKFLKEEKPNFDLVVIMPALILGPVRFSSELKNGKFPSTSGIIGGLLHLKSDDPIQPMAAGAVDVRDVAKVHVDVITSEKASNQRILVESGKVTNDNIIQTIIDNFPSYKDKLPTPNPVPHSKFVKPKDERSRKIIGFSLRSLGDSVVDLVKQIDQENSVIESIKKLDIKK; this is encoded by the coding sequence atgtCAAAAACTGTCATTTTAACAGGAGCTTCGGGTTATATTGGTCAACACATTCTTGGAGAATTATTAGACCAAAATTATAAAGTAATTGCCATAGTTCGTTCCCAAAAATCATCAGATACATTATCAAAACTATTCAAACAAACCCCCAAAttacaatttgaaattgttgaacaatttgACAAACCACACGCATTAGATAAAGTTTTGGAAAAACATAAAGaagcaacaatttttattagtaCAGCTGCTGTGGTCACTTTTCATGCTGAAGATTATGAAAGAGATGTTTTAGATCCAGCAATTGATCTAGTTAAAAACATTTTTTCAAGTATCAAAGAACATGCTCCACAAATTACTAGAGTAATATTAACATCTTCCAGTGCTTCAGTAGTTGGATTAGATAAGGCATTTTCATATGATGCTGAATACTCTGATAATGATTGGTCTCCATTTACTCGTGAAATGAGTACACTGGATGGTACCATGGCCTATTTTGCATCAAAGAAATTGGCAGAGAAAGAAGCTTGGAAATTCcttaaagaagaaaaaccaaattttgATCTTGTTGTCATAATGCCAGCATTGATTCTTGGTCCAGTTCGTTTTAGTtctgaattgaaaaacgGTAAATTTCCTTCCACATCTGGTATCATTGGAGGATTATTACATTTGAAATCTGATGATCCTATCCAACCAATGGCAGCAGGTGCGGTTGACGTTAGAGACGTTGCAAAGGTGCATGTTGATGTGATTACTTCGGAAAAAGCTTCAAACCAAAGAATTTTAGTTGAAAGTGGTAAAGTAACCAATGATAATATCATTCAAACCATCATTGACAATTTTCCTAGTTACAAGGACAAGTTACCTACCCCTAACCCAGTGCCACATTCTAAATTTGTGAAACCCAAAGATGAACGCTCAAGAAAGATTATTGGATTCTCATTAAGGTCATTAGGTGATTCAGTAGTTGATTTGGTCAAACAAATCGATCAGGAGAATTCAGTAATCGAATCAATTAAGAAATTagatattaaaaaatag
- a CDS encoding uncharacterized protein (Ortholog of C. dubliniensis CD36 : Cd36_70990 and Candida albicans WO-1 : CAWG_05464), whose amino-acid sequence MTFSTLNGDLNHHTLSTMDTLSKTYPIDSSTSFAKAIFENFKQTFTSTNNSHTTTTKVSMFEPISSFTTVDTTQSTIIPYRCENSIFRKKAKSVDCPSTEELEMSLEIWKIEGNDQYSGEQRRHFKPFKVLFDRIRDKGINK is encoded by the coding sequence ATGACTTTTTCTACCCTTAATGGTGATTTAAATCATCATACACTTTCTACAATGGATACTTTGTCCAAAACATATCCAATCGATTCATCAACACTGTTTGCCAAAgccatttttgaaaacttcaAACAAACTTTCacatcaacaaataatagtcatactactactactaaagTATCGATGTTTGAGCCAATATCTAGTTTTACTACTGTTGATACTACTCAATCTACAATAATTCCATATCGATGTGAAAACTCTATTTTTAGAAAGAAAGCAAAACTGGTTGATTGTCCATCTactgaagaattggaaatgaGTCTTGagatttggaaaatagAAGGAAATGATCAATATTCAGGTGAACAAAGAAGACATTTTAAGCCATTCAAAGTATTATTTGATAGAATTAGAGACAAgggaataaataaataa
- a CDS encoding uncharacterized protein (Ortholog(s) have role in reciprocal meiotic recombination) encodes MVGLFNRRRKSESYQGFSKYAQEINAYHNPNQHAGLPINSEQPQRAQSMTSAGQAAAMALKLHSSPQKSQQQQQPQQRTAAQTQYARAQSLTSGRSNSMRQYTYNPKPSYVPGNASIPNARRYNSLTSASRVNYNSNVPTSPLQHQYTQIHEENEGADEEEIIITTTTTKVVDSQGRTTSLTTKTVKTLPDGSNIIETTTKNISRTNSRANSLNSGTNYRSGSLTRAANINLSKIDEDLQNFEYDYQVDNPALDNPETKLMLNLPDNSEQQAPKELGSPFLASDHPITAVRSDSLNSQGQPKPLRSILKNSQVPIIVEKPASPSKSPSVAAAAAASVTSSPRGDIRQQVVESDDSFKSPISRAPISPVSLQSPNKSRFSRVPGSPNQRIGGSPPSSIRFNEKVQTIPVYNEDSDTRVRAQRVKVSTPSAPAKTKQQTDADLYAAAMKAAMKKVYGDRDPNQQAAAQESVPTSKVAPEEPKKMKLGFIALSPRDKSHHERKSSFNSETENVAKTSEESADSDATPAKAIKGSSAQEVPPDYEYVNHHREFVTHSLRGDNKGSTRKDRVKEEKRKAKEAAKEQAQEEKRKAKEQAEEEKIRAKEAAIEEERLAKEKAAEDKRVAKEQADEEKRKAKELKKEKKKFGFFSSIKRRTSTASAYSSGSGSIVRGTNRGQHDEDHALSDDISTTEAYSSHVNDSSLNPVLNSVTSVSDDLTEVQPPKIEKRPEISKKEDIPSNTEKLNKLAETKEVELEKLLEDDLAPEADVTQKDTADVLVEKPDNTEDNFGSVVIDDELYQVSIPRNARFSDGHEMEPSEGMYLTEKSHNEAYPSPNIVGSSPVINTSSNDKLPSPIDEQHTEDANEVFHSPETPSEVKADIPVPELGSIIDEEDEFEDVIVPEDKESVYENSEPEVIDEEAPHLESVETDRSPAHIDSDPNVENSYSKQVSEPINNTPTVEASPGADYELALINQQTDTEREQDLQTEHLREPEKKVTSGDVALIPETATVAVFTQQSHEKLNIPDQAADVEERFDMDEHSSAPPSSDSLPGTNSTKATENSPQDDLVVENKTNPPKKPSKFKQKILKYFVNSYDKI; translated from the exons ATGGTGGGTTTATTCAATAGAAGA AGAAAATCAGAATCGTATCAAGGGTTTAGCAAGTATGCACAAGAAATAAATGCATATCACAACCCAAATCAGCATGCTGGTTTGCCAATTAATTCAGAACAACCACAACGAGCACAGTCAATGACCAGTGCTGGACAGGCTGCCGCTATGGCGTTAAAATTACACAGTTCCCCCCAGaaatcacaacaacaacaacaaccacaacagcGGACAGCCGCTCAAACTCAATATGCAAGGGCACAATCATTGACTTCGGGAAGATCCAATTCAATGCGACAATATACATATAATCCCAAACCATCGTACGTTCCAGGGAACGCTAGCATCCCTAATGCCAGAAGATATAATAGTTTGACTTCTGCTTCCAGGGTGAATTATAATAGTAATGTGCCCACATCACCGTTACAGCACCAGTACACACAAATCCACGAGGAAAATGAAGGTGCTGATGAAGAggaaatcatcatcaccacaACTACCACGAAAGTTGTTGACTCACAAGGTAGAACTACCTCACTCACAACAAAGACGGTCAAAACTCTACCTGATGGGTCTAATATCATAGAAACAACCACGAAAAACATATCGCGTACCAACTCAAGAGCAAACTCGTTGAACTCAGGGACAAATTATCGGTCTGGATCTTTGACACGCGCTGCAAACATCAATTTGTCCAAGATAGATGAAGACTTGCAGAATTTTGAATACGACTATCAAGTCGATAACCCAGCATTAGATAACCCAGAAACGAAgttgatgttgaatttACCTGATAATTCGGAACAACAAGCACCAAAGGAATTGGGATCACCATTTTTAGCATCGGATCACCCTATTACTGCAGTGAGATCAGACTCACTCAACAGTCAAGGTCAGCCAAAACCATTGAgatcaattttgaaaaactcCCAAGTACCAATTATTGTCGAGAAACCAGCCTCACCCTCAAAACTGCCACTGGTGGCAGCAGCAGCGGCAGCTTCTGTTACGAGCTCACCGCGAGGTGATATACGGCAACAAGTTGTTGAATCAGATGACAGTTTCAAAAGTCCGATCTCAAGGGCTCCAATTAGTCCAGTATCTTTACAGTCACCAAACAAATCAAGGTTTTCTCGCGTGCCCGGATCACCTAATCAACGAATTGGAGGATCACCTCCAAGTTCCATTAGATTTAATGAAAAGGTTCAAACTATTCCAGTATATAATGAAGACAGTGATACTAGAGTTCGTGCTCAGCGTGTAAAAGTTTCTACGCCATCTGCTCCAGctaaaacaaaacaacaaactgATGCCGATTTGTATGCTGCAGCAATGAAAGCTGCCATGAAGAAAGTTTACGGTGACAGGGATCCGAACCAACAAGCAGCTGCACAAGAGTCTGTTCCAACCTCAAAAGTCGCACCTGAAGAACCTaagaaaatgaaacttGGTTTTATTGCATTGAGCCCTCGTGATAAGAGTCACCATGAAAGAAAatcttcattcaattcagaAACTGAAAATGTTGCAAAAACAAGCGAGGAGAGTGCCGACTCTGATGCTACACCTGCAAAGGCGATTAAAGGATCACTGGCACAAGAAGTTCCTCCAGACTATGAATATGTTAACCACCATCGTGAATTTGTTACTCATTCTTTAAGAGGAGACAATAAAGGCTCAACTCGAAAAGACCGTGTCAAAGAGGAAAAACGGAAAGCTAAAGAAGCTGCTAAGGAGCAAgcacaagaagaaaagagaaaggCAAAAGAGCAagctgaagaagaaaagataAGAGCAAAAGAAGCtgcaattgaagaagaaaggtTAGCTAAGGAAAAAGCAGCTGAGGATAAAAGAGTTGCCAAAGAACAAGCGGATGAAGAAAAACGCAAAGCTAAGGAGTTGAAGAAggagaaaaagaagtttGGATTTTTCAGCAGTATAAAACGAAGAACAAGTACAGCATCTGCATATTCATCTGGAAGTGGATCAATCGTTCGTGGTACAAACAGGGGGCAGCATGACGAAGACCATGCTTTGTCTGATGATATTTCAACTACTGAGGCATACTCTTCTCACGTGAACGATTCTAGCTTGAACCCAGTTTTGAATTCGGTCACATCAGTATCTGATGATTTGACAGAAGTCCAACCTCCGAAGATTGAGAAACGACCAGAAATCTCGAAGAAAGAAGATATCCCTTCAAACACggaaaaattgaacaaactTGCAGAAACCAAAGAAGTGGAGCTTGAAAAACTTCTTGAAGATGACCTTGCACCTGAAGCTGATGTCACACAGAAAGATACTGCTGACGTACTTGTTGAGAAACCGGATAATACAGAAGACAATTTTGGTAGTGTTGtcattgatgatgaattgtACCAAGTGTCGATTCCAAGAAATGCACGTTTTTCTGATGGCCATGAAATGGAACCAAGTGAAGGAATGTACTTGACTGAAAAATCTCATAATGAAGCTTATCCACTGCCTAATATTGTGGGTAGTTCTCCAGTTATTAATACAAGCAGTAACGACAAATTACCGCTGCCAATAGACGAACAACATACAGAAGATGCAAATGAGGTTTTCCATAGTCCTGAAACTCCAAGCGAGGTCAAAGCTGACATTCCTGTACCCGAGCTTGGTTctataattgatgaagaggatgaatttgaagatgTTATAGTTCCTGAAGATAAGGAGTCAGTGTATGAAAATTCCGAACCAGAAGTCATTGACGAAGAGGCGCCTCATCTCGAATCTGTGGAAACGGATCGTTCTCCAGCGCATATTGATTCTGATCCAAACGTGGAAAACAGTTATAGCAAACAAGTTTCTGAGCCAATTAATAATACCCCAACTGTGGAAGCAAGTCCAGGAGCTGATTACGAACTAGCACttataaatcaacaaacaGATACCGAGAGAGAACAAGATTTACAGACAGAGCATTTACGTGAGCCAGAAAAGAAAGTTACAAGTGGTGATGTTGCTCTTATTCCTGAAACTGCTACAGTAGCAGTATTTACACAACAATCTCATGAGAAGTTAAATATTCCAGATCAAGCTGCCGATGTTGAGGAAAGATTCGACATGGACGAACATTCATCTGCACCTCCAAGTTCTGATTCATTACCTGGAACAAATTCCACCAAAGCAACTGAAAACTCTCCACAAGATGATTTGGTTgttgaaaacaaaacaaaccccccaaaaaaaccaagtaaattcaaacaaaaaattcttAAATATTTTGTCAATAGTTATGataaaatttga